One genomic segment of Polyangiaceae bacterium includes these proteins:
- a CDS encoding thioredoxin family protein — MIYFAVARSRRLLLRVLWLSALWLCAASAWGRNPDCDRPDSGCPVALPELDAGPDGDCEDDKGDCPVDLSEFELEDEPDAAAAPSPSDAAPTPAPPDAARTVELVFFWGVGCPHCAEAEPTVRKLQSDFPQLQIRRVETRRDRNGARLFAREMRRLGVTAASVPTFVVGPRVEVGFDAAATPERLRDAVESAQRGELTPAAEPTLIHLPVVGEVNPQALSLPALTLLVGLLDGINPCAMWVLLVLLSILVHVKSRARIVLFGGTFVVMSGVVYFVFMTAWINLFTLVGFSRAITIALGLVVLIMGLVNLKELVWFKQGPSLTIPDAAKPQLYRRMRAIANAASLPAAFLGIAALAFLVNLIELGCTLGLPAVYTRILSLRVSLSPLTRYAYLALYNVVYVVPLALIVAVYTLTLHRLTLSERGAKVLKAVSGTLLVAFGLLFLLAPELLG; from the coding sequence GTGATCTACTTCGCCGTTGCTCGAAGTAGGCGCCTGCTCCTTCGCGTGCTGTGGCTGTCGGCGCTCTGGCTGTGCGCCGCGAGCGCGTGGGGTCGGAATCCAGACTGCGATCGGCCTGATAGCGGCTGTCCCGTCGCCTTGCCTGAACTGGACGCGGGACCCGACGGGGACTGCGAGGACGACAAGGGCGATTGCCCCGTCGATCTCTCGGAATTCGAGCTAGAGGACGAGCCCGACGCCGCTGCGGCGCCTTCGCCCTCCGACGCCGCTCCGACACCTGCGCCCCCCGACGCCGCGCGCACCGTGGAGCTGGTGTTCTTCTGGGGGGTCGGCTGTCCGCACTGCGCTGAAGCCGAGCCCACCGTTCGCAAGCTTCAGTCGGACTTCCCTCAGCTCCAGATTCGCCGCGTCGAAACACGTCGCGATCGAAACGGCGCTCGCCTGTTCGCTCGCGAGATGAGGCGTTTGGGGGTGACAGCGGCGAGTGTGCCCACCTTCGTAGTGGGGCCTCGCGTCGAGGTCGGTTTCGATGCTGCCGCCACACCGGAGCGGTTGCGCGACGCGGTCGAGAGCGCGCAGCGGGGAGAGCTGACACCCGCTGCCGAGCCGACGTTGATCCACTTGCCCGTCGTAGGAGAAGTGAATCCGCAAGCGCTATCCCTCCCCGCCCTCACGCTGCTGGTCGGGCTCTTGGACGGCATCAACCCCTGCGCGATGTGGGTGCTGCTCGTGCTCTTGAGCATACTGGTTCACGTCAAGAGCCGCGCACGCATCGTCCTCTTCGGTGGGACCTTCGTGGTGATGTCGGGAGTCGTCTACTTCGTGTTCATGACGGCGTGGATCAACCTCTTCACCCTCGTAGGCTTTTCGCGCGCCATCACCATTGCACTGGGTCTCGTCGTCTTGATCATGGGCCTCGTGAATCTCAAGGAACTGGTCTGGTTCAAGCAGGGTCCCTCCCTGACCATCCCCGATGCGGCGAAGCCGCAGCTGTACCGGCGCATGCGCGCCATCGCGAACGCCGCCAGCCTGCCTGCCGCCTTCCTCGGCATCGCTGCCCTCGCCTTCCTCGTGAACCTCATCGAACTCGGCTGCACGCTGGGATTGCCCGCGGTCTACACCCGCATCCTCTCGCTGCGCGTCTCGCTATCGCCGCTGACACGGTACGCGTACCTGGCTCTCTACAACGTGGTGTACGTCGTGCCGCTTGCGCTGATCGTGGCGGTGTACACCCTGACGCTGCATCGGCTGACGCTTTCCGAGCGCGGCGCCAAAGTGCTCAAAGCCGTGAGCGGCACGCTCTTGGTGGCGTTCGGACTACTGTTCCTACTGGCCCCCGAGTTGCTCGGTTGA
- a CDS encoding lysoplasmalogenase, which translates to MWLFGLVMALLVALLLWSSRAGHAKAEWLFKPAASATFVIAGLTRPGIESAFSIALVVGLFLAAAGDILLIPKHAGSFLAGLVAFLLGHAAYAVAFATIGIELRATLFTAVALVVVAIVVLRWLLPHVEAPMRAPVLAYVVVISAMVALSVGAALRASAPWLVVGAVMFYLSDLSVARERFVRSGFVNRAWGLPLYFAAQLVLAAQVGGR; encoded by the coding sequence ATGTGGCTTTTTGGCTTGGTGATGGCGCTGTTGGTGGCGCTCCTGCTCTGGAGTTCCCGGGCGGGGCACGCCAAGGCGGAGTGGTTGTTCAAACCAGCTGCTTCGGCGACCTTCGTGATCGCCGGGCTGACGCGTCCGGGGATCGAGAGTGCCTTCAGCATCGCGCTGGTGGTTGGCCTCTTTCTCGCCGCTGCGGGTGACATCTTGCTCATCCCGAAGCACGCGGGGAGCTTTCTGGCGGGGCTGGTCGCGTTTCTTCTGGGCCATGCCGCCTACGCCGTCGCGTTCGCGACGATTGGGATCGAACTGCGCGCCACCCTGTTCACTGCGGTGGCGCTGGTCGTGGTGGCCATCGTGGTGTTGCGCTGGCTGCTGCCTCACGTGGAGGCACCCATGCGGGCGCCCGTGCTAGCCTACGTCGTCGTGATCAGCGCGATGGTCGCGCTTTCCGTCGGGGCGGCGCTGCGGGCCAGCGCGCCGTGGCTGGTCGTGGGGGCGGTGATGTTCTATCTGTCGGATTTGTCGGTCGCTCGTGAGCGCTTCGTCCGCTCGGGCTTCGTCAATCGGGCGTGGGGTCTGCCCCTGTACTTCGCTGCTCAACTCGTGCTCGCCGCCCAAGTCGGCGGCCGCTGA
- a CDS encoding adenylyl-sulfate kinase, whose protein sequence is MTGLVVWITGRPSAGKSTFAAALAEALRSQGVAVALLDGDDVRGALRPRPGYDEASRDAFYETLANLAALLARQALIVLVPATAARVDFRRRAKLCAPAYMEVFVDVSLEEARARDAKGLYRALREGRVHGVPGEDVPYDTPLRPDVVARGGRDAEALRESLDRIRGLLTPRGSTEQLGGQ, encoded by the coding sequence GTGACGGGGCTGGTCGTCTGGATCACGGGCCGTCCGTCTGCGGGAAAGTCGACCTTTGCCGCAGCCCTCGCCGAGGCGTTGCGCAGCCAGGGCGTTGCTGTCGCCCTCCTGGACGGCGACGACGTGCGGGGCGCGCTCCGCCCCCGCCCCGGATACGACGAAGCTTCTCGCGATGCCTTCTACGAGACCTTGGCCAACCTCGCCGCGCTTCTCGCTCGCCAGGCTTTGATCGTGCTGGTTCCCGCCACCGCGGCCCGCGTCGACTTTCGTCGGCGAGCCAAGCTCTGCGCTCCAGCCTACATGGAAGTGTTCGTCGACGTGAGTCTGGAGGAGGCCCGCGCTCGGGATGCCAAAGGGCTCTACCGCGCGTTGCGCGAAGGGCGGGTTCACGGAGTGCCGGGAGAGGACGTTCCCTACGACACGCCCCTGCGGCCGGACGTCGTCGCGCGCGGGGGACGCGACGCTGAAGCGCTCAGGGAGAGTCTGGACCGCATCCGCGGGCTGCTGACGCCGCGGGGGTCAACCGAGCAACTCGGGGGCCAGTAG
- a CDS encoding DNA-formamidopyrimidine glycosylase family protein: MPELPDVEVYCERIASCFGGQRLARVRLASPFLLRSVDPPLSEVSGQQLLGVRRIGKRIVFELSQDLFLILHLMIAGRLRMKPLGSVVQRKVGLCAFDFETHSLLLTEASTKKRASLHVIRGAAGLDAFRRGGVEPMEVSTAEFAEALQRENRTLKRALTDPRIVSGVGNAYSDEILWRAGLAPTQRTQTLSPAAIESLHAAAQSTLSEWTARLREQVGDGFPDKVTAFHEQMAVHGRYGLPCPKCGTKVQRVRFADNELNYCPRCQTRGKVLADRGLSKLLGDDWPKTIEELEERVPGAEQAQADPPSRGARRKGGAAARRTVKR, from the coding sequence ATGCCCGAATTGCCCGACGTCGAGGTCTACTGCGAGCGAATCGCCTCGTGCTTCGGGGGACAGCGGCTCGCGCGCGTTCGCCTCGCGAGCCCGTTCCTGCTGCGCAGCGTCGATCCACCCCTGTCCGAGGTCAGCGGTCAGCAGTTGCTTGGCGTGAGGCGCATCGGCAAGCGCATCGTCTTCGAGCTGTCCCAGGATCTCTTCCTAATCTTGCACTTGATGATCGCCGGGCGTCTACGCATGAAGCCCCTCGGCAGCGTCGTCCAGCGCAAGGTGGGGCTGTGTGCATTCGATTTCGAAACGCACAGCTTGTTGCTGACCGAGGCAAGCACCAAGAAGCGCGCTAGCTTGCACGTGATCCGAGGGGCGGCCGGGCTCGACGCATTCCGTCGCGGGGGCGTCGAGCCCATGGAGGTTTCCACGGCGGAGTTCGCGGAAGCGTTGCAGCGCGAGAACCGCACGCTCAAACGCGCACTGACCGACCCGAGGATCGTGAGCGGTGTTGGCAACGCCTACTCCGACGAGATCTTGTGGCGCGCGGGGCTGGCGCCGACACAGCGTACTCAGACGTTGTCTCCAGCGGCCATCGAGTCGCTCCACGCGGCGGCACAGAGCACCTTGAGCGAATGGACCGCGCGCTTGCGCGAGCAGGTGGGCGACGGCTTTCCCGACAAAGTCACCGCTTTCCACGAGCAGATGGCCGTGCACGGTCGCTACGGCCTGCCGTGCCCCAAATGCGGAACCAAGGTGCAGCGCGTCCGTTTTGCCGACAACGAACTGAACTACTGCCCACGCTGCCAGACTCGGGGGAAAGTGCTGGCAGACCGCGGGCTATCCAAGCTGCTCGGTGATGATTGGCCCAAGACCATCGAGGAACTCGAAGAGCGGGTGCCCGGCGCCGAGCAGGCGCAAGCCGACCCGCCGAGTCGGGGAGCGCGTCGCAAGGGCGGAGCAGCGGCGCGGCGCACCGTCAAACGCTGA
- a CDS encoding pectin acetylesterase-family hydrolase — protein MRSAAAGLLVGALFLSGCGDDEPQKASGSGGGGGASGSGGSAGSAGNAGSSGAGGSGARPAVGELVGIEPGAPTVCSRGTPFRYFVRGGDPKKVVIDFQGGGACWNAATCSIAGAIFSETAPTEAEIKAAVQSGALGGIYRFDKAESPVAGWTFVHIPYCTGDIHWGDATVDYSADLKIEHKGFVNAKTVLDWVYANYDPDQVLITGCSAGAYGAIGHSAWIAKQYPNAKISVLADSGCGIVSDTFFKESFPNWNAQLPTFVSGLAGKDIQTLSIVDLYTAVAKDYPNVRFAQQNSAFDKDQTTYYTVMGGAEADWSPKMLQSLTDISAGADNFRYYLSPGPVHCIHPYDLMYTRTSGGVKYIDWLDEFVNGASTPATAKCDGTACRDDAFCAACAAKTETDPACKWCDGWVP, from the coding sequence ATGCGAAGCGCAGCTGCAGGGCTCTTGGTGGGTGCACTCTTTCTGTCGGGCTGCGGCGACGACGAGCCCCAGAAGGCGAGCGGCAGCGGCGGAGGCGGGGGCGCCAGCGGCAGCGGCGGCAGTGCGGGGAGTGCCGGCAACGCCGGAAGCAGCGGAGCCGGAGGCTCAGGCGCGCGCCCCGCAGTGGGAGAGCTGGTCGGAATCGAACCAGGCGCACCGACGGTGTGCTCGCGCGGAACCCCTTTTCGCTACTTCGTGCGCGGCGGCGATCCGAAGAAGGTGGTGATCGACTTCCAGGGGGGCGGCGCTTGCTGGAACGCGGCGACTTGCTCCATCGCGGGCGCAATCTTTTCCGAGACGGCGCCCACGGAAGCGGAGATCAAAGCCGCGGTGCAGAGCGGCGCGCTCGGCGGGATCTACCGCTTCGACAAAGCCGAGAGCCCGGTTGCGGGCTGGACCTTCGTGCACATTCCCTACTGCACCGGTGACATCCACTGGGGCGACGCCACCGTCGACTACTCGGCGGACCTCAAGATCGAGCACAAGGGTTTCGTCAACGCCAAGACGGTGCTCGATTGGGTGTACGCCAACTACGATCCAGATCAGGTGCTGATCACAGGCTGCAGCGCCGGCGCCTACGGCGCGATTGGGCATTCCGCCTGGATCGCCAAGCAGTACCCCAACGCCAAGATCAGTGTGCTCGCGGACTCGGGCTGCGGCATCGTCAGCGACACGTTCTTCAAGGAGAGCTTTCCCAATTGGAACGCGCAGCTGCCGACCTTCGTCAGCGGCCTGGCGGGCAAGGACATTCAGACCCTGAGCATCGTGGACCTCTACACGGCGGTGGCCAAGGACTACCCCAACGTGCGATTCGCGCAGCAAAACTCTGCCTTCGACAAGGATCAGACGACCTACTACACCGTCATGGGCGGAGCAGAAGCAGACTGGTCACCCAAGATGCTGCAGTCCCTGACGGACATCAGCGCGGGGGCTGACAACTTCCGCTACTACTTGTCGCCCGGACCGGTCCACTGCATTCACCCCTACGATCTGATGTACACGCGCACCAGCGGTGGCGTGAAGTACATCGATTGGCTGGACGAGTTCGTGAACGGTGCATCGACACCCGCCACCGCAAAGTGTGATGGCACGGCTTGCAGGGACGATGCGTTCTGCGCCGCTTGCGCAGCCAAGACGGAAACGGATCCAGCCTGCAAATGGTGCGACGGCTGGGTGCCCTGA
- a CDS encoding aminoglycoside phosphotransferase family protein, translating to MPETFARDMWPAIEALIGRIRPGARLRSVRSFDVDDGALEGGGTLKGTGYGVPLRLELELADGRPETLVFHTEKPDAFGHDRRADRAADMLLAYDRFGQIPHHVAALDVGAIGLDGESLTSLAEAGEFYLITSYAPGHLYADELRAITTRGALDVHDLAHADALARALAEIHAAKIDNPLRYARAVRDLVGSGEGIFGLIDAYTTSVESAPPERMQRIEALCDSWRWKLKRRAHRLARAHGDFHPFNILFSDDHELALLDSSRGSMGDPADDFTCLAINYVFFAVEHPELWQGAFRLLLHRFTDTYLQLSADSELLDVAAPYFAWRGLVICNPLWYPALSGSARDKMLRLIEHVLRSERFDPAMADEVFA from the coding sequence GTGCCGGAGACCTTCGCACGAGACATGTGGCCGGCCATCGAGGCGCTGATCGGGCGGATCCGCCCGGGCGCTCGGCTGCGCTCGGTGCGCTCCTTCGACGTGGATGACGGCGCGCTCGAAGGTGGCGGCACGCTGAAAGGCACCGGCTACGGCGTGCCTTTGCGGCTGGAGCTGGAACTCGCCGACGGTCGCCCAGAGACGCTGGTGTTCCACACGGAAAAGCCCGATGCCTTCGGCCACGATCGCCGCGCAGACCGCGCGGCGGACATGCTGCTGGCCTACGATCGCTTCGGCCAGATCCCCCATCACGTTGCCGCGCTGGACGTCGGGGCCATCGGACTGGACGGGGAGTCTCTGACGTCCCTGGCGGAAGCGGGCGAGTTCTATCTGATCACGTCCTACGCGCCTGGTCACCTCTACGCTGACGAGCTTCGCGCCATCACCACGCGAGGCGCCTTGGACGTCCATGACCTGGCACACGCGGACGCTCTAGCGCGAGCGCTCGCGGAGATTCACGCCGCGAAGATCGACAATCCGCTGCGCTACGCGCGAGCAGTGCGCGATCTCGTTGGGAGCGGCGAGGGAATTTTCGGGTTGATCGACGCCTACACGACGTCGGTGGAGTCCGCGCCGCCCGAACGCATGCAACGCATCGAGGCGCTTTGCGACAGCTGGCGCTGGAAGCTCAAACGGCGGGCGCATCGCTTGGCCCGGGCGCACGGTGACTTTCATCCCTTCAACATCTTGTTCAGCGATGACCACGAACTCGCACTGCTAGACAGCAGTCGCGGAAGCATGGGTGACCCTGCCGATGACTTCACTTGTTTGGCCATCAACTACGTGTTCTTCGCGGTGGAGCATCCCGAACTGTGGCAGGGTGCCTTTCGTTTGCTGCTACACCGCTTCACAGACACGTATCTCCAGCTCAGCGCGGACTCCGAGTTGCTGGACGTCGCCGCACCCTACTTTGCCTGGCGTGGGCTCGTGATCTGCAATCCGCTCTGGTATCCAGCGCTGTCGGGTAGCGCGCGGGACAAGATGCTGCGCCTCATCGAGCACGTTCTACGCAGTGAACGTTTCGATCCGGCCATGGCCGACGAGGTGTTCGCGTGA
- a CDS encoding RNA polymerase sigma factor: MGHFARAGEQAAGAAEKTVSAEDRAILDAIGDGRHREALALCVRHHGTAIGRLCMALTGSASEADDLTQETLLDAHAGFAGFRADGSLRAWLFTIARRKCARHIERTSRQRSRLRLVVDASRADTTEDLVVRRQRAERARAMLEQIRPSEREAIWLRYGGELSFREVGDACGIDEAAARKRVSRALCRLRDAVGSKE; the protein is encoded by the coding sequence ATGGGGCACTTTGCAAGAGCAGGCGAGCAGGCAGCGGGGGCAGCAGAAAAAACCGTGTCGGCCGAGGACAGAGCCATTCTCGACGCCATTGGGGACGGGCGGCATCGAGAGGCCTTGGCCTTGTGCGTTCGCCACCATGGCACGGCCATTGGCCGTCTGTGCATGGCTTTGACCGGCTCGGCATCCGAGGCGGACGACTTGACCCAAGAGACCTTGCTCGATGCCCATGCGGGGTTTGCAGGGTTCCGCGCCGATGGCTCGCTGCGCGCCTGGCTCTTCACCATCGCGCGTCGCAAGTGCGCGCGGCATATCGAGCGTACGTCGCGTCAACGCTCACGGCTGCGTCTGGTCGTGGACGCATCTCGCGCGGACACGACGGAGGACCTGGTCGTGCGACGTCAGCGCGCCGAGCGTGCTCGAGCCATGTTGGAGCAGATTCGCCCCAGTGAACGCGAGGCCATCTGGCTTCGCTACGGCGGCGAGCTGTCGTTCCGGGAAGTGGGAGACGCATGCGGCATCGACGAGGCTGCCGCACGCAAACGAGTTTCGAGGGCACTCTGCCGACTGCGAGATGCCGTCGGGAGCAAGGAGTAG